One Branchiostoma floridae strain S238N-H82 chromosome 1, Bfl_VNyyK, whole genome shotgun sequence genomic region harbors:
- the LOC118421401 gene encoding forkhead box protein A2-like yields the protein MMLSPKSAYEAQGGSPSSMQAMTAMTTGNSYSPSSYTSSGYSVTQSMTTLGSSYSTGMNGVGMGTIPPSHTSMTTMGMNSVPGSQLTTMSTMGAQHPGLANSLGVGMAHPGQSMSPMSMQGSVNGVNMNLTREDVLNRQKQYRRSYTHAKPPYSYIALITMAVQSSPNKMVTLSEIYQFIMDLFPFYRQNQQRWQNSIRHSLSFNDCFVKVQRTPDRPGKGSYWTLHPNAHSMFENGCYLRRQKRFKCERKAALKAEQKAENEEVLSGAPAGQQPPPQANTPVHNSPTPESTHVSSSPMTVTTQTPSPTLTQLTQPKPLAPTAVPVQSQHPQDQLGYPTRPIPQTSPMSAAMSMYSTDHIKTSVHPSFHHPFSINSIISQDHKLTELKGYDPMQYSGYASMYNTNPSVVPKQEMETPASTEPATGYFSGYVPQYSTTASTLQS from the coding sequence ATGATGCTTTCACCGAAGTCGGCCTACGAAGCCCAGGGCGGCTCTCCCAGCAGCATGCAGGCCATGACTGCCATGACCACCGGGAACTCCTACAGCCCGAGCAGCTACACGTCTTCGGGCTACTCCGTGACGCAGAGCATGACCACTCTTGGCTCGTCTTACAGCACCGGCATGAACGGGGTAGGGATGGGCACCATACCGCCCTCCCACACCAGCATGACCACCATGGGGATGAACAGTGTCCCCGGGAGTCAGCTCACCACCATGTCCACGATGGGCGCCCAGCACCCCGGCCTAGCCAACAGCCTGGGGGTCGGGATGGCGCACCCCGGACAGAGTATGAGCCCCATGAGCATGCAGGGCAGCGTCAACGGCGTCAATATGAACCTGACGAGGGAAGACGTGCTGAACCGACAGAAGCAGTACCGCCGCAGCTACACACACGCCAAGCCGCCGTACTCCTACATCGCACTCATCACCATGGCTGTTCAAAGTTCTCCCAACAAGATGGTGACGCTTAGTGAGATTTACCAATTCATCATGGACTTGTTCCCGTTCTACCGACAGAACCAGCAGCGTTGGCAGAACTCCATCAGACACAGTCTGTCCTTCAACGACTGTTTCGTTAAAGTCCAGCGCACCCCCGACCGTCCGGGCAAGGGCAGCTACTGGACGCTGCACCCGAATGCTCACAGTATGTTCGAAAACGGCTGCTACCTGCGGAGACAGAAGCGCTTCAAGTGCGAGAGAAAAGCAGCGCTGAAGGCCGAGCAGAAGGCAGAGAACGAGGAGGTTCTGTCCGGCGCACCTGCCGGGCAGCAGCCGCCGCCACAGGCCAACACGCCGGTCCACAACAGCCCGACTCCAGAAAGTACCCACGTGAGCTCCTCGCCCATGACCGTCACCACCCAGACACCCTCGCCGACCCTGACACAGCTCACCCAGCCCAAGCCCCTGGCGCCCACCGCCGTGCCCGTGCAATCGCAGCATCCCCAGGACCAGCTCGGCTACCCCACGCGCCCCATCCCGCAGACCTCCCCCATGTCCGCCGCCATGTCCATGTACAGCACCGATCATATCAAGACGTCTGTCCACCCGTCCTTCCACCACCCGTTCTCCATCAACTCTATCATCTCCCAAGACCACAAACTGACCGAACTGAAGGGGTACGACCCCATGCAGTACTCGGGCTATGCCTCTATGTACAACACCAACCCCAGCGTCGTGCCCAAGCAAGAAATGGAAACTCCGGCATCCACAGAACCCGCCACGGGCTACTTCTCAGGGTACGTGCCACAGTATTCCACAACTGCCTCAACGCTCCAGTCCTAA